A part of Liolophura sinensis isolate JHLJ2023 chromosome 1, CUHK_Ljap_v2, whole genome shotgun sequence genomic DNA contains:
- the LOC135480692 gene encoding dynein regulatory complex subunit 7-like, with protein MTADSEAGEKQPVDLAENEKTEQENENANPESHTAQAENPTAEDNGPEQELTPEVEALKQELAKISVTTPSVLQNPEIIFNPDDFPNSYKFNLPKEKLVLQYAENFRRQYVHLYRDRKPLFLNPLNECNTEKLVSTTIRTTQLQYQELYDWDGAADFVADYLHIKTLEPPYDLPRTLFSPVTVLKRQEGTCFEYSTLLVSLLIGAGYDAHVVSGYATREICLADETRDICPLLKKKAETKEEETTKEWKKYTVKPPRDLRSKFELKMEKRKQDEEAAEAAKRREEEEEKQAELEKPPPDPLHGLRIHSWVLVLAGKRDVPESFFIEPFTGRCYPLEASCYLGIESLWNHQNYWVNMQDCSEGVKGMSYDLGDCTKWEFMFPTNEKPLLLIPDPHHEEFLDEDEEEAVDDIEKHLDMPPSWVEPIHISLEDFQTRCPKGKKTKYYKRAKLEKYASYLNKDGLVSRLSSYEDQELKDLVLVKEYFEHRMDKLYTRCHNHRTGWITEYFYPGRPRCLKEHTYRLSAPMTESDRTMLFYHEARVDGLYKRLESPTEMTEEYIDRDDFLYYKYVEFGKRPKKFGPQDSSALANARPVLKMIQRFHRNKSKSAHEDVAELVFLVSEDRIQLTYHTEEKRIASSTREFIKPANWDEKGAALSMSNDMHTTFQVDPNSAPYKQVEQYLTLLDLLKSEEKSKERVRESEEEVREILNDRTREENTSELEISVYDTQRNEKAKKHRKELERLQNEERIRKQEMELDYLAPFLAKIGDPPRIAKEQAFSLKEDCLGDLKMRLIDKANLIQSRFESETQELQKKQSWYQQNQVSMSKDDEEEYLNYCSEAMFRIHILELRLNRHKEMAPHKYMALEQKLRADPRLAEHF; from the exons ATGACAGCTGATTCTGAAGCAGGGGAGAAGCAACCCGTGGATTTGGCAGAAAATGAAAAGACGGAGCAGGAGAATGAAAATGCTAACCCAGAAAGTCATACTGCGCAAGCAGAAAATCCAACTGCAGAAGATAATGGTCCCGAACAGGAGCTGACACCCGAAGTTGAGGCGTTGAAACAAGAACTGGCCAAAATTTCAGTCACCACTCCATCAGTattaca AAACCCGGAGATAATTTTTAATCCAGATGATTTTCCTAACTCGTACAAATTCAATCTGCCTAAAGAAAAGTTGGTATTGCAGTATGCTGAAAACTTTCGCAGGCAGTATGTACATCTCTACCGGGATCGTAAACCTCTTTTTCTTAACCCTCTTAATGAGTGCAATACAGAG AAACTTGTATCCACAACGATCCGAACAACTCAGCTTCAGTACCAGGAGCTGTATGACTGGGATGGAGCAGCTGACTTTGTAGCAGATTATCTCCACATCAAAACACTCGAGCCTCCGTATGATTTG cCTAGGACGCTCTTTTCCCCAGTGACAGTATTAAAGAGGCAAGAAGGCACATGTTTTGAGTACAGTACACTGCTAGTGTCTCTCTTAATCGGAGCTGGCTATGATGCACACGTTGTCAGTGGATATGCTACCAGGGAGATCTGCCTTGCTGATGAAACAAGGGATATTTGCCCTTTACTTAAGAAAAAGGCAGAG ACGAAAGAGGAGGAAACAACAAAAGAGTGGAAGAAATACACTGTTAAGCCACCTCGAGATCTGCGGAGTAAATTTGAGCTGAAGATGGAGAAGCGAAAGCAAGATGAAGAGGCTGCTGAGGCTGCCAAGAGACGTGAAGAAGAGGAAGAAAAACAAGCT GAGCTGGAGAAACCCCCGCCAGACCCTCTCCATGGACTGAGGATACACTCATGGGTGCTGGTATTGGCTGGTAAACGTGATGTCCCCGAGAGTTTCTTTATTGAACCATTCACTGGGAGGTGTTACCCTCTAGAGGCCAGCTGTTACCTGGGTATAGAATCATTGTGGAATCATCAGAACTACTGGGTGAACATGCAGGACTGCTCTGAAGGTGTTAAG GGAATGAGTTATGATTTGGGAGACTGCACAAAATGGGAGTTCATGTTTCCCACAAATGAGAAACCGTTATTGCTAATCCCTGATCCACACCATGAGGAGTTTCTGGATGAAGATGAGGAG GAAGCTGTAGATGATATAGAGAAGCATCTAGACATGCCTCCTTCCTGGGTGGAACCCATTCATATCAGCCTGGAAG attttcagACAAGATGTCCAAAAGGGAAGAAAACAAAGTACTACAAGAGAGCCAAGCTGGAGAAGTACGCTTCATACTTAAACAAAGATGGATTGGTGTCCAGGCTGTCATCATATGAGGACCAggaat TGAAAGATCTGGTGTTAGTGAAGGAGTATTTTGAGCATCGCATGGACAAACTGTACACTAGATGTCACAACCATCGCACAGGCTGGATCACAGAGTATTTCTACCCAGGTCGACCCAGGTGCCTCAAAG AGCACACATACAGACTGAGTGCTCCCATGACAGAGAGCGATCGCACTATGCTGTTTTACCATGAGGCTCGCGTAGATGGCTTGTACAAGCGCCTAGAGTCCCCCACAGAAATGACTGAGGAATACATAGACAGAGATGACTTCCTGTACTATAAGTATGTGGAGTTTGGCAAGCGGCCCAAGAAGTTTGGACCTCAGGATTCCTCTGCCCTAGCTAATGCCAGGCCAGTTTTG AAAATGATTCAAAGATTTCACCGCAACAAGTCAAAGTCTGCTCATGAAGATGTGGCTGAGTTAGTGTTCTTGGTGTCAGAAGATCGTATTCAGTTGACCTACCACACAGAGGAGAAACGCATAGCTTCGTCCACCCGGGAGTTTATCAAGCCGGCCAACTGGGATGAGAAGGGGGCCGCTCTGTCCATGAGCAATGACATGCACACCACATTTCAG GTTGACCCCAACAGCGCACCTTACAAGCAGGTGGAACAGTATTTGACATTACTGGACCTTCTTAAGTCTGAGGAGAAATCCAAGGAGAGGGTGCGGGAATCAGAAGAAGAG GTCAGGGAAATCCTCAATGACCGAACACGAGAAGAGAACACCTCAGAACTGGAGATTTCTGTCTATGACACCCAACGTAATGAGAAGGCCAAGAAACACCGTAAGGAACTG GAGCGTCTTCAGAATGAGGAGAGGATCAGGAAGCAGGAGATGGAGCTGGATTACCTGGCCCCCTTCCTGGCTAAGATTGGAGACCCACCCCGCATTGCCAAGGAGCAGGCCTTCTCCCTCAAGGAGGACTGTCTGGGAGATCTCAAAATGAGGCTGATAGACAAAGCCAATCTCATCCAGTCACGCTTTGAAAGT GAGACACAGGAGTTACAGAAGAAGCAGTCCTGGTACCAGCAGAACCAGGTGTCTATGTCAAAGGATGATGAAGAGGAGTATCTCAACTACTGCAGCGAGGCCATGTTCAGAATCCACATACTGGAGCTCAGACTTAACAG gCACAAGGAGATGGCCCCTCATAAGTACATGGCCCTGGAGCAGAAACTGAGAGCAGATCCACGCCTGGCAGAGCATTTCTAA